From the genome of Sylvia atricapilla isolate bSylAtr1 chromosome 19, bSylAtr1.pri, whole genome shotgun sequence:
GCCTGTCAGGGTCGGGTCCAGAAATCTGAGACAGATGTTATCTCCCAAAGGTTTGCTTCTCTCCACATTTCTactgtgtgtttttctgcatgCAGCTACGCAGGAGCTACAGCCCACCATGGGGCACCCACATCCTGCTACACTGGTACCCGCTGCCCATGAGCACCCAGCATCTGTCTGttggcacccacagcccctcctgtTCCACTTCTGGTTGACCCAGAAAACAATAAAGCGGAAATCGGAAGCCACAGAATTCTGAAGAGCGCAGTGTGCCCGTCCAGCTGCCACCtcaccagggctgtgccaggggagcaATGTCCCCTCTGCTGACTCTCAGTCCTGCTGGGCACCCGGCAGCTTGGCAGAGGTGGAGTTTAGTGACTTAAGGGCCACAGGAAAGGAAACTTGTGACAAAAAGAGTTGTTTATAGCAAGGGAGTTGATGGCACTGAGTAGAGGGGCAAAGAGCAATGCGCAGATGGAGCAGTCAAGTCTTGCTCTGATCCTGAAATCACTGATCCCAGATGGGTATTTCCTCTTGGGATGCCCGTGCTGTAGGGTTTCCCCAGTGCAATGTGTGCATGTGCAGGTTGCCCACGGAACTGGCTTTGCTTCAGGGTTGTGCAAGCCTCTGCCAGGCTGTCAGCTCACTGGCTTCCTGTCACAGCAGGGAGGGAGTGACAACCACAGtgtccctctgcctgcctggcagCACTGAGATTGTTCTGTGCCCCTCACTGGCACAGTTACACCTGTGGCTCAAGGGTGGGGGGCAGGAAAtgggtgctgctgggaagaggGGGAGCACATGCTGACCTTCCTCTCTGGGGTAATGGAGCCCTGAGCCAGCCaccacccccctgccctgcccacaccACATGCCAAGCCTCAGCAGCACTGTGCCATTTATTTCCAAAGCACCCTCTGGTCCAGCCAGCACCCTGGCAAGGAGCTCAGTGTTGGGTCGGGGTGATAAGTCCTGTTTCACAAGAAATTAAGTCATGGGGAGTTACTTGAAGTTGCAGTGTGGTGACAGCTAGGTTGGGAGGAGAGTTGGGGCTCCTGTCCTGTAAAGGTGAGTGCCTCATGCACCTCCCACCCCTGCCTGCATTCATCCCAAGGGTCCCAGCACACACTAAGAGTTGAACCAGCTCTGCAGGTCAGGATAGAGGTGGCCATGAGGCAGGTGGGGGTAGGCTGTGCAGATGGCACAGATCCGCTCCCTCCAGTCCGTGTAGAGCTTCACACTGAACCTCCTCTGCCAGGCAAAGTACTGCTGGTAGCGGCTGGAGTTCATGGTCTTCAGGAAGGTggccagctcctccagggagCCAAAGTCATTGACATGGATGAAGGAGTCTGCAGGAACAAACTGCTCATAATTTGCCCTGGGTGGCCCCAGCACCACAGGCACAGTGCCAGCCAGCAGTGAGTTCCTCCAGAGTTTCTCTGTGATGTAGTCCCGGTGGATGGAGTTCTCAAAGGCCAGGTAGAACTTGGATTTGGATATTGTTGGCAAGAGGCAGTCCTTGCAGAGGGGCTTGTTGTTTGCTTTCCCATATATATTCACATGTAGGTACCTGGAGAGGTTTTTGTACACTTCAGCTCTTTTCTGAGTCCTGTGGTAGTTGCTGATAACCCAGGACACCAAGTTGGTCTTTGCGGGGATGTTCACAGTGGCTGACCGGTTGGGCACAAGCTTCCCATAGGGGATGAAGATGTCTGAATCCTGTCTGTAGGTCATTACCCAGTTGAAGGTCTGGTTCCATGCTGCTAGAGCTCTAGTGTTGGAGGGGGACTCCAGGGAGACCCACACCCAGTTCTGCCCCAGCAGCCGCTCCTTGGGCAGTTTGTCCCGGCCAGGCTGGAGCCTGGAGTGGGGGAACACCACCACATCGGCCTGGTGCAGGAGCTGCCGCTCTGTGGTGAGCTGGCAGCCTGTGATGTTGTACAGCTCATGGCACACATCTCTGCTGACATTGGGGACTTGCTTGGAGGGCCATTCCCACACCAGGATCACCAGTGGCGTCCTGTGTTTAGAGTCTTCTCCAGAGCCCTTGGAGGGGTTGAGGAAGAACCTCAGGTTCCAGAGGATGGTTACAAACACCCCAGCAATGACCAAGGTCTTCACTCCAGGCCTGCCCCATGGTGACCATCGCAGTGGCAATGCCCAGGGCATGCTGGTGGGTTGGCTGTCACCTCACTGGCTTGACACCTGTGAAAGAGGAGCACCCACCAAGGGCCATCAGCTCAGCTTGCCTGGAGTGAGGGGTGATGGGGAGGCACTGTGGCCAGAGTGGCCAGAAAAAGGGCTTCTTCATGAAGTCGGGGCCTCAGCATCACCCCAGGAtcctctgcttccctgtgccACAGTTCCCCATGCACATGGCCTTTGTTCATGCTCCTGCAGTCTCTGGTGACATTTGGGGGAGCACAGATGCTTCTGGGAGGTGCAGAGCTGATGGAAAATAGCCACCTGTGCCCCTGGGGTGCACTCCCCAGTCCCTAAGGGCATCAGGAGCCAGAGCAGGTGAGTGATGAGGCTCATAGCCTCAGTGCCCCAAACATTCACATTTCGTATTTAGGATGTCACTGTGTGGgcccagagggaagggaggacaGGGATAGCAGGGAGGACAGTGCAGCACTTGGGGATGCCAATGGTGGGGCTCAGCTTGCAGACACATGGGCTCCCCGGCTGTGGGATGCTCACCCTGCCAGGGTGCCCATCTGCCTGCCTCAGGCTTCTGTGGTTTaaccagcagcactgctgggagcagagcagtggcGGAGGTGGAGAGAAGGATGGCTGGCTGCACTGGGGACCAGCCACCAGCTTAAGACCCCTCTAGAGAGCTGGTCCCACTGCAGGCCTAAGAGCGTTCAGCACCAAAGGTGGTTTCCCCTTTTGTGGAAACCTCTGGAAAGATGTAAtctgcctgagccctgctgccagctgggactGAGCCAGTCCTCCAGTATTGGAGTCTCCTGGAAAGCAGTGCCCTACTTTGCCACACACCCCAGCATTGCAGCTTGGCTGCAGAAAGTCCCTTCCTCACATTGGCTCACTCCATCTGCCCTGCTAAAATACATGAGCTAAGATTAAGCTCCAGACAAATCTGGCATGGGAAGCAGAAAGGGCTGGGAAAGCTTTGCTGGCTCCTTGCGCTGCACATCTGTGCTGCAGGTCTCTGTTCCCAGCAGTGGGAATGTTGCTCCTGGTTTGGGGATGTTGCCCCCATTTTGGGGATGCTATGAAAGGGAAACCCCTGCTCTAGCAGTAACAGGAGCCACCCCATTtctcagcccctctcccctctctggTCATTAATGTTGTACTCAGACTTACTGTAATGGAGGTGTGCGAGGTGCCAGATGCGTctgcctgggtgctgctgtgctggggcactCGAGGgcttcctctttttttcagttttgccttGTCCCAGCCTCACAGCAGGTCCTTCCTGCCCCACGTGTCAGCTGGCACACCCCAGTGCCAGCACTTCCCCTGCACTGTGCTGGCACCCTGTGACTGGATGGGCGCCCCATGGTTGGGTGAGTACCTTTTGGCCAAATGGGCACCCCATGGCCCAGAACTAGTTGGGTGCCCTGTGGCTGGGTAGGTGCCCTGAGCCCTGACAAGGTGCCACCCACAACTTGGTTGCAAACAGGATACCAACTCCCACTGACTCATCCTGAAACCATCAACTAACAGCCCCAAAGTGCCACCGAGCCCCGGGCACTGTACTGCCCGGGATGTTTCCTGCCAAAAGGGGAAGCAGGCACATGTGAGCCTCAGCAGTGTGTGCACAGagagctgcctcctctgccctTGCCCTTgttctgccctgctcccagtcTGGCTCAGTTGTGTCCTTTGCTGGCATTGCTGTTCAGGACCTAAGTCTCCATGAAAGCCCTGGCAGGCAAAATGAGATGGAAAAACTgagacagaggaaaaggaggggaacATCGAGGTGTACAGCACTGCCCCTGAAGCTGGCAAGGGTATGCCCTATGTcttggcacacacacacagagctcgGAACAGGGGTCCAGACTGCTCCCTGGGGGCTCTCAGGCTGCTTCAGTGCCCCTAGGATCTGCATCCTCattcctgctggctgccagcctcTTGAGATCCTTGTTGGGCACAATGCCATGCCACTATACCATGATGTAGCAGGGCTCTGTGGTTTCAGTGAAGCCCAGGGAGCCCTCAAAAGCCATGTCCATTTCCTGACATCTTTTCTCACtccttttctgcatttcttccccTGTATGATTGAAAGCCTAGATACTACAGTCCATAGGCACCATTCCCAGCCTTGCCTGCCCTAACCCTGCTAGCTGTGGGCAGTAGTTCCTGCCTGGCTGGAGCATTCAGCatcatcctgctgctgtcccacagcttGAGAGCCCAGGGCCACATACGCTGGAGCCATTCTGCTCCATGGAtgacagcactggggacagcatTTCCATAGGGTGTTCAGGATGGCTGGTAGAGCAACAGGGAGCTTTTCTTTGGCACTTAAAAGATGTCATGTGCGGGACTTGCCCCAGGACACCCTGTGTGCAGGGGCAATGCCCTGGGAGGACTCACAGTTAGTGGATCCAAACACCCTGACTCTGTGGCCCAAGGGACATGGCTCTGAGCCAGGCAGGGAGCCAGGGCAGGTGCTGCCAGGGTGGCTTGGGCAGAGACCAAGGCCAGAGGCCAGGTCATGAGACCATCAGGAATGTGGgacagcaccagcacaggcagggcgGTGTGTGTGTATGGGTACTGCCATCTGCAGATAACTTCACGCAGAGACAGGAGCTTGGCTACCCCGCAGGTAGGTTCCCTTGAGACGTGCTCAGGGCTCCATGTTCCCAAGTCTTCAGGATCACAGAGGAGATGGACCACAAAGTCTTTGGAGCTTCTAGCCCATGGAGGGGTTGGGCAAGTGGGTCCTTGGGCTTCAGGTCCTGGGTCCTTGGAGGAGATTTGCAACTGTgtctccagggctgtgctgccccatGGCACACTGCTAGGTCTGTCCCTTGCTGGCTTCTCAGGGTTTCCATGGCCATGCCAAACAGAAGAGCAGCTGTGAAGATCCCCAAGACCcatccaggagcagcaggagggaaggagcaggaaaccCAGGTCAGGATTTTGACCCACCCACGTGTGTCCCCACTGAGCACCTCCAAGATAGGGACCCACTCTGCTGCAAGACAGGGGCTTGGAGGTGCTCCTTTGTGTGGGCTGTGGGCCAACCACACACAATTCTTTGTGAGGAGCCTAGGGTGACTGcatccttccttctccaggGACCTAGTAAAAGCCCAGCTCCCCTCAATTCTGGGCAGCTCTGCACCCAGCAACCCTCCCAAACCAGTCACCCTCCTCAGAGCACGGAGCTGGGCACACAGTGCCTCTCCACTACATCACCAGGCATCCTTTGTCCTCCTGGACCTCAGCAGTGTTTTGCCAAGAAGTTTGAGGAATAATGTTGCTTTGTGCTGGACAAGAGGAGCTTTTGTTAGCACCGAGCAGCTGCCAAAGggcctgccctgagcacaggcacCCTTGGCAGCACCACTGGGGCAGCCAGAAAGGGATTCATTGCTCCCAGCTACACTTGGCCCACGAAGCAGCATGGAGAGTGAGATGGTTACAGAGAGCTCGAGGAAAGGAAAACGAAGGGGGAGAGAAGGCTGAGCAGGAAGAGGGAGGGATAGGTGGGAAATGGAGAGAACCAGAAggacaggaaaagggagagaaagaagaacGAAGGAATGGATGGAAGCAAGGACagatgtaaagaagaaaaaatggcaggaaggaggaaaagaaggaaaaaaggatggaaggaaggacagATAGGAAGATGGATGCATGGAAGGAAATATGGATAGGAGGAAGGATGGTTGAATGGCAGGGAAAAAGGATGGATGGAAAGAGGGATAGAAGGAAGAGTGGATGGGATTAAGGAGGAGACCTGGCCTGGTTCAGTGCTTAATGCTGAGGGgcatccagccctgggttcAGAGCTGACAAGAGATAGATGTGGCAGCATGTTGGTCCCTCCAAAACCACCCGTGAACACCCCAGCACATGCCCCTGGGAGAggtcaggcaggagcagggtgggaagcGCCCAAGAGCAGGGACAACCGTGGCACCCTGGTACACACATCCCGTAGCCATGCGCCAGTCCAGGGGCAGAAGCGCGGAGCTGCCCTGTGCATGGCTGAGGGGCGTGAGGGCGCCGGCTCGAGCGGAGCGAGGGCTCCTCggcccctggggcagcagccccGCTCCGGACAGCCAGCACCGGCGCCACTGTGGGCGGGATGAGCCGGGTCGGGGCACGCCGTGTACCAGGGCCGCCGTGTGCCGGCCCCGCCGTGTGCCAGCCCCGCCGTGTGCCGGCCCCGCCGTGTACCAGGGTCGCCGTGTGCCGGGGGCCGCCGTGTATCGGCCCCGCCGTGTATCGGCCCCGCCGTGTATCGGCCCCGCCGTGTACCGGCGCCGCCGTGTACCGGCCCCGCCATGTGTCCGGCCTCGCCGTGTACCGGCCCCGCCGCGCAgggggagcggccccggcggTGCCTTTAAGGGGCGGCCACCGCGGCCCGGGGGTGGTGCCGGCGCTGCGCAGGGTCGGGGCGGGTGCGGCGGAGCCAGGCCCGGGCCGAGGCCGTTTTGCTTCCTCGCAGCCCACGGCCAGCGGTAGCCGGCGGCTAGGAGGGGATGGCGGTGTGCGGAGGGTGACCGCGGAGCGGAGCGCGGCGCGGCCCTTTCGGCGGGGCCGGCCTGACCCGACCATGGGGTTCCTGCATCAGCTCCATCTTCTGCTCTGGAAGAACGTGACACTGAAGCGGCGCAGCCCGGTgagcgggggcgggggggcCCTGCAGCCCCGAGGGGCGAGGCCCTGGCCTCGGAAATTGTGTTGGAGGGTCCTGCCGGTCCCTGGGCTCGGCGGTGTCCGCCTGCCTCGGGCCGCCCGTGCGCGGATCCTCCGGCCCGGCGCACCCCCGGGCCCCGCTGTGGCAGCAACAGTTGGGGCTCTGTGTCTTCACTGTCGTGTCCGTGGGGCCGCCCGGAcccgggggctgcaggaggagcccGGGATTGGGGCTGGATGTCGCCCCCACCGGGCTGGAATCGCTCCCCGAGCCCCGGTACCCGCCGGGTATTAATGGGTGCTCAGCTCATATGTGGGTCGGAGCCGCCGGTCCTGGGCGggctggagaaaaggcagcTTTATGGGTTTGGGGGCCGGGGGGGTGGTGCGCGGCCCTCCCGGGCTGGCAGAAGGGGTAAGATGGCATCGTGCTGGGGCCTGGGGGCCGCTGCCGCTGTGTCGCAGGCTGCCCGTGGCGGGTCACCCACAGCCTCTCGAGGGACCCCGCAGCTGTGGGCAGCGGGTGGGTGCGCGGCCCGAGGGAGCCCGGTATTTTTAGCGGATgggggaggggacagagctgctgctcacaagCTGGCATcgcttttcttttcccctcccaaatATCCCGCAGGCCCGATGCTGCTGTTCCTCACCCCCAGCCGCCAGCACCTGACCCCAATGTCCCGGTAGCCGGAGCAGCAGAGGCCCCTGTGACAGGAGCAGGGCCGAGCCTGGCGCTGCAGGCGGGTTTCCCTGCACGGACGGCCCCGGTGCCCCCCAAAATGGATGAGGGGGATGATGCTCTTTGGCTGAGTCATCTCCCCTCTTTACCCCGAGCAGAGCTGCGTGGCCACGGCAGGGGCTGCACCAGCCCCTTGCCCGCAAGGATaagcagcctggcacagccggGCCCTGGCACACATCGGCTGAGCCGGCCCTGGCTGCCGCGGCCATTGCGTTACAGAGTCGGGGTGCACACAGCTTTTGGGGACCCCTTTCTCCGTGACcgtccctgccagccctgtgggCAGAGTGGCAGCGCAGCGCAGGAAGCTGTGGCCAGAGGAGGAGGGTGAGGTGCCCAGGTCCCATCATCTCCGTGTGTATGGACTGTGGCTGGAGtgcccctgctgcaggcagggtgaCAGGGTATGGAGCAGCCACCCCTTGTCCACTCAGCGATGCCATGAGTGCAtggggtgtgcagggtgtgTGCCCAGATGAGGGCTGGTCCCAGTGCCGTGGGTGCTCATGGATGGATTTGATGCAGTACTTAGGGCAGCTGTGCCTTGAGGATGTCACCTCCTTCCTTGTGCTACTGCTGTGTGGGAATCCCAGAGTCACTTGGTGTCCCTGGTCTGTGCAGGGGCCATCATCCTGCCCAGTGCCTGGGGAGCTTTGCCCtctccaggcagtgctggggctggctggcCAGGACAGAGCCCTGCGTGGGGGCTGCACCTGGCATTCAGCAGTGGGTTCACCCGTGCAGGTctgccctggcagtggccaCTGATGGATGTTTCAGTGAGAGAAACCAACTCCCACTGAGAGCAGCCTGAGGttggggagctggagcagggaagggaggatgTGCTACTAGCCCGTTCTCTTGTTAGGTGTTCACCTGGGGTTGGCAGAGCTGAGGGTTGCTGGGCTTCTCCCAGCCTCAGAGAAGGAGTGTGGGCACCAGCAGCTGCGTTTGGGCacagcctggtgctgcaggtgctcCCCTGGGGTCAGTCCTTGTCACCTTGTGCTCCCCTCATGGCAATAGGTGGAGCAGCAAAGCCagtgctgcagggtgggaagCAGAGATCCCAGGTTTGActgagggctctgggctgggactTGAGAGCTGGAGCAGTTCTGTGTTCTGCCCATGAATGTGGGTGGCCTAGGGGCATCCCTGTTGTCCATGGCAGCAGGATTACAGTAGGGTACTGCCATGGTTTTGGGACAGACTTTATTCATAGGCACCTTGGTGAGGGCTTGGCCAGGCCATTTCTAGGTGGATGGTGTGTGTAGGGAGACCTGCAGCATGGCCAGGGGGATGGCCAGGCACTGTCCCTGGCCAGTGGCACCTCTTGTAAGGCCTTGTAAGGCTGTTCCCAGCTCACAATGGCTTTGGACCTTGCCTGGTGGTGTTCAGCTGTTCCAGGGGCTGTTCTGGGGTTGGGCCTCCATTTTATTCTTCCCAGAGCAGAAATTCAGGCAGGAGCCCTAGGATGATGGAAGTCTGAGCAGAACAGCATCGGTGGCTCTTGGTGGAGAGAAGCTGAGGCTGTGGAGTCCCCTGGGGTGCTCATGGCAGCCCTGGGAGTTGCTGGCTGTGCTTTGAGTCTGCTGGAACAGGAATTGTTAAAGGATGACCTCTCCCATGACTTTGGTATCTGGTTTAAACCTATGTTGGATGTAAAATTGGCAGATGTTCTCTCAGAAGTCACCACAGCTGCAGTACAGGGTGTtcacctgcctgccctggggtgCTTTGTGCCTGTTGATTTGGGATGGGCAGGCAACCACAGCTGGAGCTCCTAGTGATGGAAGTGTGCTGCCAGTTTGCTTGGTCCTGGGGAAGGGTTGGTGGGCAGGTCAAGGCTCTTTTGGGGTACTAGTGGGAgcagttctgtgctgttttgGTGCTGCAGCACATTGGTGGAGCTCCCTGTGGCATGGGccctgggaggagggaaggggtaTAGGGAGAGCTGACATCACTGTGGCAGGATCTGTGCCTTCTGCACTTTGtcctgaagaaggaaaactcCACACAGGAGCTGGCAGATCTGTCCCTTccccctggctgctggtggcagagggctggaggTAAACTGATGCTGCCAGAAAACGAAAGACTGAGATTTGGAGTGCTGTGGGGGCTGTAACAGTGCCTCTGCTGGAGTACAGTGTTCCTAGGACCCTGTGCATAtggccctgccagctcctgctgccagggctgggagggtgcTGGTACTGAATGCAGCAGGAATCAGTTGGTTACTGCCCAGGCTCTGAGTGCACTTTGCCCCCTCGTTGTTTGCAGCAGGTGTGGGGAGGGGAAGCATGGGTTTGGCACGGGTGTGCTGgcccagcagcatctctgttgGCAAGGCAGGTGGGGGACACTTGCTGGGAAACACCTTCCTCCACACTGGCTGCTGGCATGACCCTATGCTCGGGTTAG
Proteins encoded in this window:
- the FUT7 gene encoding alpha-(1,3)-fucosyltransferase 7; translation: MPWALPLRWSPWGRPGVKTLVIAGVFVTILWNLRFFLNPSKGSGEDSKHRTPLVILVWEWPSKQVPNVSRDVCHELYNITGCQLTTERQLLHQADVVVFPHSRLQPGRDKLPKERLLGQNWVWVSLESPSNTRALAAWNQTFNWVMTYRQDSDIFIPYGKLVPNRSATVNIPAKTNLVSWVISNYHRTQKRAEVYKNLSRYLHVNIYGKANNKPLCKDCLLPTISKSKFYLAFENSIHRDYITEKLWRNSLLAGTVPVVLGPPRANYEQFVPADSFIHVNDFGSLEELATFLKTMNSSRYQQYFAWQRRFSVKLYTDWRERICAICTAYPHLPHGHLYPDLQSWFNS